One segment of Marvinbryantia formatexigens DSM 14469 DNA contains the following:
- a CDS encoding O-methyltransferase, with the protein MIVEERMTAYLDSLETGNGEFLDKLEQKAKKDAVPVIRRQMQSFLKMLLRIKRPARILEVGTATGFSAILMCENTPPETTVTTIEKYEKRISEAKENFARVGLSGRITLLEGDAMERLKELEGSFDFVFMDAAKGQYIYFLPEVLRLLEPEGILVSDNVLQEGDLIESHFAVERRNRTIYKRMREYLYELKHNGQLLTSIVPVGDGAAVSVKIR; encoded by the coding sequence ATGATTGTAGAGGAACGAATGACGGCTTATCTGGATTCGCTGGAGACCGGAAACGGGGAGTTTCTGGATAAGCTGGAACAGAAGGCGAAAAAAGACGCTGTGCCGGTTATCCGCAGACAGATGCAGAGCTTTCTGAAGATGCTCCTGCGGATAAAGCGCCCTGCCCGGATTCTGGAGGTAGGGACGGCAACCGGTTTTTCCGCGATTCTGATGTGTGAGAATACGCCGCCGGAGACGACGGTCACGACGATTGAGAAATATGAAAAGCGGATTTCTGAGGCGAAGGAGAATTTTGCGCGGGTAGGTCTGTCCGGGCGCATTACGCTGCTGGAGGGTGACGCGATGGAACGGTTGAAAGAGCTGGAAGGCTCTTTTGATTTTGTTTTTATGGATGCCGCCAAGGGGCAGTATATTTATTTTCTGCCGGAGGTGCTGCGGCTGCTGGAGCCGGAGGGCATCCTGGTGTCGGACAATGTCCTGCAGGAGGGCGATCTGATTGAGTCGCATTTTGCGGTGGAGCGCCGGAACCGGACGATTTATAAGCGGATGCGGGAATATCTCTATGAGCTGAAGCACAACGGGCAGCTGTTGACGTCCATTGTTCCGGTCGGGGACGGGGCGGCAGTGAGCGTGAAGATACGGTAA
- a CDS encoding peptidase U32 family protein has translation MRKPELLIPASSLEVLKTAVVFGADAVYIGGEAFGLRAKAKNFSMDEMRAGIAFAHEHGVRVYVTANILAHNYDLAGVEAYFRELKDIRPDALIIADPGVFRIARRICPEIEVHISTQANNTNYETYRFWHELGAKRVVSARELSLAEIRELRANIPDGLEIETFVHGAMCISYSGRCLLSNYFTGRDANQGACTHPCRWKYAVVEETRPGQYLPVYENERGTYIFNSKDLCMIEHIPDLMEAGIDSFKIEGRMKTALYVATVARTYRKAIDDYQTSPEKYQENMPWYQQQIASCTYRQFTTGFFYGKPDESTQIYDNNTYIKEYTYLGIAETAQENTCQIEQRNKFSVGEEIEIMKPDGRNVPATVLSIADEEGNPMESAPHPQQKLTVRLSGEVQQYDLLRRKE, from the coding sequence ATGAGGAAACCAGAACTTTTGATACCGGCGAGCAGTCTGGAAGTGCTGAAGACGGCGGTCGTTTTCGGGGCGGATGCCGTGTACATTGGCGGAGAGGCTTTTGGGCTGCGCGCGAAGGCAAAAAATTTTTCGATGGACGAGATGCGCGCCGGAATCGCGTTTGCGCATGAGCATGGCGTCAGGGTGTATGTGACGGCGAACATTCTGGCGCATAATTATGACCTTGCCGGGGTGGAGGCGTACTTCCGGGAGCTGAAGGATATCCGTCCGGATGCCCTTATTATTGCGGACCCTGGTGTTTTCCGGATCGCCAGGCGTATCTGTCCGGAGATTGAGGTGCATATCAGCACGCAGGCGAATAATACGAATTATGAGACGTACCGCTTCTGGCATGAGCTGGGGGCGAAGCGTGTGGTATCCGCGCGGGAGCTTTCCCTGGCGGAAATCAGGGAGCTGCGCGCAAATATTCCGGACGGGCTGGAAATCGAGACATTTGTGCACGGTGCCATGTGCATTTCTTATTCGGGAAGATGCTTATTAAGCAATTATTTTACCGGAAGGGATGCCAACCAGGGGGCGTGTACCCATCCGTGCCGCTGGAAATATGCCGTCGTGGAGGAGACGCGTCCCGGACAGTATCTGCCGGTCTATGAAAATGAGCGCGGAACCTATATTTTTAATTCCAAGGACCTTTGCATGATCGAGCATATTCCGGATCTGATGGAGGCGGGCATAGACAGCTTCAAAATTGAGGGGCGGATGAAGACGGCGCTCTATGTGGCGACCGTGGCGCGCACCTATCGGAAGGCGATAGACGATTATCAGACGTCCCCGGAAAAATATCAGGAGAATATGCCGTGGTACCAGCAGCAGATTGCGAGCTGTACCTACCGGCAGTTTACCACCGGGTTTTTCTATGGAAAACCGGATGAGAGCACGCAGATTTACGACAATAATACTTATATAAAGGAATACACTTATCTTGGCATTGCGGAGACGGCGCAGGAGAACACCTGCCAGATAGAGCAGCGGAATAAATTTTCCGTCGGCGAGGAAATTGAGATTATGAAGCCGGACGGGCGAAATGTGCCGGCGACGGTTCTTTCTATTGCCGATGAGGAGGGCAATCCGATGGAGAGTGCTCCGCATCCGCAGCAGAAGCTGACAGTGCGGCTGTCCGGAGAGGTGCAGCAGTACGATTTGCTGAGGAGAAAGGAATAA
- a CDS encoding GTP pyrophosphokinase: protein MAENRVLNVEEVMELLDKSENYRLVFTEYRSAIMEIETKLRVLDNELSIDRDKNPIEAIHTRLKSPESILEKMRRKNYPKTLESMRENLLDIAGVRVICDFIDDIYKLERHLCSQSDITVIRRKDYIRNPKPNGYRSLHLIVTVPIFLTDGPKETPVEVQFRTMAMDFWASLEHKLKYKKEISGTTDIADRLKECADRAFALDEEMMQIRSDIDGMECKKC from the coding sequence ATGGCAGAGAACAGGGTGTTAAATGTAGAAGAGGTTATGGAGCTCCTCGATAAAAGCGAAAATTACCGGCTGGTGTTTACAGAGTACCGCAGCGCGATTATGGAGATTGAGACGAAGCTGCGCGTGCTGGACAATGAGCTTTCCATTGACCGTGATAAAAATCCGATTGAGGCGATACATACCCGGCTGAAGAGCCCGGAAAGTATCCTGGAGAAGATGCGGCGCAAAAATTATCCGAAGACGCTGGAGAGTATGCGGGAAAACCTGCTGGATATCGCCGGGGTGCGCGTAATCTGCGATTTTATTGACGATATTTATAAGCTGGAGCGGCATCTGTGCAGCCAGAGCGATATCACGGTCATCCGCAGGAAGGATTATATCCGCAATCCAAAGCCGAACGGCTACCGGAGTCTGCACCTTATTGTGACGGTGCCGATATTTTTGACCGACGGTCCGAAGGAAACGCCGGTGGAGGTGCAGTTCAGAACGATGGCGATGGATTTCTGGGCAAGTCTGGAGCACAAGCTGAAATACAAAAAGGAAATCAGCGGGACAACGGATATCGCAGACCGCCTGAAGGAGTGCGCCGACAGGGCGTTTGCGCTTGATGAGGAAATGATGCAGATTCGCTCGGATATCGATGGGATGGAGTGTAAAAAATGCTGA
- a CDS encoding argininosuccinate synthase — translation MKEKVILAYSGGLDTTALIPWLKETFDYEVICCCINCGQGNELDGLEERAKLSGASKLYIEDIIDEFCDDFIMPCVKAGAVYEHKYLLGTSMARPVIAKRLVEIARKEGATTICHGATGKGNDQIRFELSIKALAPDLKIVAPWRMTDVWTMQSREDEIEYCRQHGIDLPFDASHSYSRDRNLWHISHEGLELEDPANEPNYDHMLVLGVTPEKAPDEAEYVTMTFEAGVPKTLNGKAMKVSEIITELNALGGKHGIGIVDIVENRVVGMKSRGVYETPGGTILMEAHDQLEELILDRETLETKKKLGSQFAQIVYEGKWFTPLREAIQAFVDSTQQYVTGEVKFKLYKGNIIKAGTTSPYSLYNESLASFTTGELYDHHDASGFITLFGLPLKVRAMKMAEVEKNKEA, via the coding sequence ATGAAAGAAAAAGTAATTCTGGCATATTCAGGCGGTCTGGATACTACGGCGCTGATTCCGTGGCTGAAGGAAACATTTGACTACGAGGTAATCTGCTGCTGCATCAACTGCGGACAGGGCAACGAACTGGACGGTCTGGAGGAGCGCGCAAAATTATCCGGCGCTTCCAAATTATATATTGAAGATATTATTGACGAATTCTGCGACGATTTTATCATGCCGTGCGTAAAAGCAGGCGCCGTATATGAGCACAAATATCTGCTCGGCACCTCTATGGCGCGTCCGGTCATCGCAAAGCGTCTTGTGGAGATTGCCCGCAAGGAGGGCGCTACCACCATCTGCCACGGCGCAACCGGTAAAGGAAATGACCAGATCCGCTTTGAGCTCAGCATCAAGGCGCTTGCCCCCGATTTAAAGATTGTGGCTCCGTGGCGCATGACCGATGTCTGGACCATGCAGTCCCGCGAGGATGAAATCGAATACTGCCGCCAGCACGGCATCGACCTTCCGTTTGACGCAAGCCACAGCTACAGCCGCGACCGCAACCTCTGGCACATCAGTCACGAGGGTCTGGAGCTGGAAGATCCGGCAAACGAGCCGAACTACGACCATATGCTGGTACTCGGCGTTACTCCGGAGAAAGCGCCGGACGAGGCGGAATACGTTACCATGACCTTTGAAGCCGGTGTGCCGAAGACACTGAACGGCAAGGCGATGAAGGTTTCTGAGATCATCACGGAGCTGAACGCGCTTGGCGGAAAGCACGGCATCGGTATCGTGGATATCGTGGAAAACCGTGTAGTCGGCATGAAGTCACGCGGTGTTTATGAGACGCCGGGCGGCACCATTCTGATGGAGGCGCACGACCAGCTTGAAGAGCTGATTCTGGACCGTGAGACGCTGGAAACGAAAAAGAAACTCGGCAGCCAGTTTGCCCAGATCGTATACGAAGGAAAATGGTTCACACCGCTGCGCGAGGCAATCCAGGCTTTTGTGGACAGCACACAGCAGTATGTGACCGGAGAAGTAAAATTCAAGCTCTACAAGGGCAATATCATCAAGGCAGGCACCACCTCACCGTACAGCCTGTACAATGAATCCCTTGCTTCCTTCACAACCGGCGAGCTTTACGACCACCACGACGCAAGCGGCTTCATCACGCTGTTTGGTCTGCCGCTGAAGGTGCGCGCTATGAAAATGGCAGAAGTAGAAAAAAATAAAGAAGCATAA
- the argC gene encoding N-acetyl-gamma-glutamyl-phosphate reductase yields the protein MIKAGIIGATGYAGGELVRLLMGHREAEIVWYGSRSYIDKKYADVYRNMFEIVEDVCRDDNLEKLAGEADVIFTATPQGFCASLMSEEILSQTKVIDLSADYRIKDVAVYEKWYGMEHKSPQFIKEAVYGLCEINREQIRGARLLANPGCYPTCSTLSVYPAVKEGLIDTATLIIDAKSGTSGAGRGAKVDNLFCEVNENIKAYGVANHRHTPEIEEQLGYAAGHPVTLNFTPHLVPMNRGILITAYASLKKDVTYADVKALYQKYYEKEKFVRVLDEGVCPQTRWVEGSNYVDVNVVVDARTNRLIMMGAMDNLVKGAAGQAVQNMNLMFGLPESMGLELAPVFP from the coding sequence ATGATAAAAGCAGGAATTATCGGAGCGACAGGATATGCGGGCGGCGAGCTGGTGCGCCTCCTGATGGGACACCGGGAGGCGGAAATTGTCTGGTACGGTTCCAGAAGCTACATAGATAAGAAATATGCGGATGTATACCGCAATATGTTTGAGATTGTGGAGGATGTCTGCCGGGACGATAATCTGGAAAAGCTTGCGGGGGAGGCGGATGTGATTTTTACGGCGACCCCGCAGGGCTTCTGCGCATCCCTGATGTCGGAGGAGATTTTATCGCAGACAAAGGTGATAGACCTGAGTGCGGATTACCGTATTAAGGATGTCGCTGTTTATGAAAAATGGTACGGGATGGAGCACAAATCACCGCAGTTTATTAAGGAAGCGGTCTATGGCCTGTGCGAAATCAACCGGGAGCAGATCAGAGGGGCGCGGCTGCTGGCGAATCCGGGCTGCTATCCGACCTGCAGCACGCTGTCGGTTTATCCGGCGGTGAAGGAAGGACTGATTGATACGGCGACGCTGATCATCGATGCGAAGTCCGGCACCTCCGGAGCGGGGAGAGGCGCAAAGGTGGATAATCTTTTCTGCGAGGTAAATGAAAATATCAAGGCTTACGGCGTGGCAAATCACCGCCATACGCCGGAGATAGAGGAGCAGCTTGGCTATGCGGCGGGGCATCCGGTGACGCTGAATTTCACGCCGCATCTGGTGCCGATGAACCGCGGCATTCTGATTACGGCATACGCTTCGCTGAAGAAGGATGTCACTTATGCAGATGTGAAGGCGCTGTATCAGAAATATTATGAGAAGGAAAAATTTGTCCGCGTCCTCGACGAGGGCGTCTGCCCGCAGACCAGATGGGTGGAGGGCAGTAATTACGTAGATGTGAACGTTGTGGTCGACGCCAGAACAAACCGCCTGATTATGATGGGCGCGATGGATAATCTGGTAAAGGGAGCGGCAGGACAGGCGGTGCAGAACATGAATCTGATGTTCGGACTGCCGGAGAGCATGGGACTGGAGCTGGCGCCGGTATTCCCGTAG
- a CDS encoding GNAT family N-acetyltransferase gives MIRSMTIDDFAQVHKLWMQISGFGIRSVDDSYEGVARFLKRNPGCSVVAERDGRIIGSILCGHDGRRGCLYHVCVHPDFRKQGIGKAMVVFAMEALKKEKINKVSLIAFTRNDIGNTFWKEIGWTRREDLNYYDFVLNEENITAFNK, from the coding sequence ATGATACGCAGTATGACAATCGACGACTTTGCGCAGGTGCATAAGCTCTGGATGCAGATCAGCGGCTTCGGCATCCGCAGTGTGGACGACTCTTATGAGGGCGTTGCGCGGTTCCTTAAACGGAATCCGGGATGCAGTGTGGTGGCGGAGCGGGACGGCAGAATCATCGGGAGCATTCTCTGCGGACATGATGGCAGACGCGGATGTCTCTATCATGTGTGCGTGCATCCGGATTTCCGCAAGCAGGGAATCGGCAAGGCGATGGTCGTATTTGCGATGGAAGCGTTAAAAAAAGAGAAAATCAATAAAGTCTCGCTGATTGCCTTTACCCGGAACGATATCGGCAACACCTTCTGGAAGGAAATCGGCTGGACCAGGCGGGAAGATCTGAATTACTATGATTTTGTGCTGAACGAAGAGAATATCACGGCATTTAACAAGTAA
- the argJ gene encoding bifunctional glutamate N-acetyltransferase/amino-acid acetyltransferase ArgJ has translation MKQTEGGVTAAKGFEAAAAAAAIKYKDRTDMALIYSKAPCRAAGTFTTNLVKAAPVKWDMEVVKHSEYAQAVVVNSGIANACTGAEGYGYCRETAAAAAAALDIPAEAVLVGSTGVIGMQLPMERIKKGIKELAETKNSSVENGTAAAKAIMTTDTVKKEIAVQFTLGGKEVTLGGMCKGSGMIHPNMCTMLSFLTTDAAISKELLQKALSTDIQDTYNMISVDGDTSTNDTVLLLANGQAGNPEITEENEDYHTFLSALNYVNTYLARKMAGDGEGATALFTVKVIHAESKEQAVTLSKSVITSSLTKAAIYGHDANWGRILCAMGYSGAQFDPEKVDLTFESAAGSLKIIENGVALDYSEKEASRILSEEEVIVIADVKMGDAQATAWGCDLTYDYVKINADYRS, from the coding sequence ATGAAGCAGACAGAGGGCGGCGTGACAGCCGCGAAGGGATTTGAAGCGGCAGCGGCGGCAGCGGCAATTAAATACAAAGACAGGACGGATATGGCGCTGATTTACAGCAAGGCTCCGTGCCGCGCGGCGGGAACCTTTACGACCAATCTTGTGAAGGCGGCTCCGGTAAAGTGGGATATGGAAGTGGTGAAGCACTCGGAGTACGCGCAGGCGGTGGTGGTGAACAGCGGAATCGCCAATGCCTGTACCGGAGCGGAAGGCTACGGATACTGCAGGGAGACGGCAGCGGCAGCGGCAGCGGCGCTGGATATTCCTGCTGAGGCGGTGCTGGTCGGTTCCACGGGCGTTATCGGAATGCAGCTTCCGATGGAGCGCATCAAAAAGGGCATAAAGGAGCTTGCAGAGACGAAGAACAGCTCCGTGGAAAACGGAACGGCAGCGGCAAAAGCAATTATGACGACGGATACGGTAAAAAAAGAAATTGCTGTGCAGTTTACGCTGGGCGGAAAGGAAGTAACCCTGGGCGGCATGTGCAAGGGCTCCGGCATGATCCATCCGAATATGTGCACCATGTTAAGCTTTCTGACGACGGATGCGGCGATTTCAAAAGAATTGCTGCAGAAGGCGCTGAGCACGGATATCCAGGATACCTATAATATGATTTCGGTGGACGGGGATACCTCCACGAACGATACGGTGCTGCTGCTCGCCAACGGGCAGGCGGGAAATCCGGAAATCACAGAAGAAAATGAGGATTATCACACATTTTTAAGCGCCTTGAATTACGTAAATACATATCTTGCACGCAAAATGGCGGGCGACGGGGAGGGCGCGACAGCGCTGTTTACCGTGAAGGTGATTCATGCGGAATCGAAAGAGCAGGCGGTGACCTTAAGCAAATCTGTGATTACCTCCAGTCTTACCAAGGCGGCGATTTACGGCCATGACGCCAACTGGGGAAGAATCCTCTGCGCGATGGGCTATTCCGGGGCGCAGTTTGACCCGGAGAAGGTGGACCTGACGTTTGAGAGTGCGGCGGGAAGTCTGAAAATCATTGAAAACGGCGTGGCGCTTGATTACAGCGAAAAAGAGGCGAGCAGGATTCTCTCCGAGGAAGAGGTAATCGTGATTGCCGATGTAAAGATGGGAGACGCCCAGGCGACGGCGTGGGGCTGCGACCTCACATATGATTATGTGAAAATAAACGCGGACTACCGTTCATAG
- the argB gene encoding acetylglutamate kinase, whose amino-acid sequence MESMENWLQKAEVLNEALPYIQRFHGKIMVVKYGGSAMVDHELKKSVIRDVALLKLVGFRPIIVHGGGKEITKWVNKAGLETRFVNGLRVTDKETMEIAEMVLNRINKGLVSMMEKLGVHAVGISGKDGTLLRVEKKLSKGQDIGYVGEIKKVNTGLLEKLLNDDFVPVICPIGSDDAYHSYNINADDAACAIASAMGATKLAFLTDIEGVYRNPLDKSSLISEMTIPEAEEFLASGMAGGGMLPKLQNCIEAMKAGVSRVHILDGRIAHCLLLEFFTDRGVGTAIINDTEKRYFHG is encoded by the coding sequence ATGGAATCAATGGAAAACTGGCTGCAGAAAGCCGAGGTATTAAATGAGGCGCTGCCTTATATACAGCGTTTTCACGGGAAAATTATGGTGGTAAAATACGGCGGGAGCGCGATGGTGGACCACGAGCTCAAAAAGAGCGTCATCCGGGATGTTGCGCTTCTGAAGCTGGTCGGTTTCCGGCCGATTATCGTACACGGCGGCGGAAAGGAAATCACGAAATGGGTAAACAAAGCCGGACTGGAGACACGGTTTGTAAACGGGCTGCGCGTGACCGATAAAGAAACGATGGAGATTGCCGAAATGGTGCTGAACAGAATCAATAAGGGACTTGTCTCCATGATGGAAAAGCTCGGCGTACATGCGGTCGGCATCAGCGGAAAGGACGGAACACTGCTGCGGGTGGAGAAAAAGCTCTCAAAGGGGCAGGATATCGGCTATGTGGGCGAGATTAAGAAGGTCAACACGGGGCTTCTGGAAAAGCTTTTAAACGACGATTTTGTGCCGGTAATCTGTCCGATCGGTTCCGATGACGCATATCATTCCTACAATATAAATGCGGACGATGCGGCGTGCGCGATCGCCTCGGCGATGGGCGCCACAAAGCTGGCGTTTCTCACGGATATCGAGGGTGTTTACCGCAATCCGCTTGATAAATCCTCGCTGATTTCCGAGATGACGATCCCGGAGGCGGAGGAATTTCTGGCGAGCGGCATGGCGGGCGGCGGAATGCTGCCGAAGCTGCAGAACTGTATCGAGGCGATGAAGGCGGGCGTTTCCCGCGTCCATATTCTGGACGGGCGTATTGCGCACTGCCTGCTTCTGGAATTCTTCACGGACCGCGGCGTCGGTACCGCTATCATAAATGATACAGAAAAGAGGTATTTTCATGGATAA
- a CDS encoding DMT family transporter codes for MFGILIALLSGALMSVQGVFNTDVTKNTSLWVSTAFVQFSALLVCLAAWLITDRSSFGALMQVPHKYTLLGGVIGAFITVTVVKSMGMLGPAKAAMLIVIAQLAVAWLIELFGIFGMEKTEFSVRRLIGMLVAIAGIIIFEK; via the coding sequence ATGTTTGGAATTCTGATCGCACTGTTATCGGGCGCGCTGATGAGCGTGCAGGGAGTTTTTAACACCGACGTCACAAAAAATACCAGCCTGTGGGTGTCGACGGCGTTTGTGCAGTTTTCGGCGCTGCTTGTCTGTCTGGCGGCGTGGCTGATTACCGACCGCAGCAGCTTCGGCGCGCTTATGCAGGTGCCGCACAAATATACGCTGCTCGGCGGAGTGATCGGTGCCTTTATCACTGTCACAGTCGTAAAGAGCATGGGGATGCTCGGACCGGCAAAGGCGGCGATGCTGATCGTCATCGCGCAGCTTGCAGTGGCATGGCTGATTGAGCTGTTTGGAATATTTGGTATGGAGAAAACGGAATTTTCCGTGCGCAGGCTTATCGGGATGCTGGTGGCGATTGCCGGAATTATTATATTTGAGAAATAG
- a CDS encoding helix-hairpin-helix domain-containing protein has protein sequence MKKRFFMGMITVFVLLCGAGCAGRKPEVIWESTAKQPGATDASEEARQADGAAAEEIQQPDGTAAEEARQADGSAGAEEAWQADGNAGAESAAGGEPAVDGAFGVSGMAAETEGITETPAIFVDICGAVQRPGVYELAAGARVCDAVAAAGGLLENADLASLNQAAFLQDAAKIYVYTQEEAAAQGIAAPEPVQNAAGGQEQAPGQQMESAAGQETKVNINTADIAQLCTLTGIGEARARDIIAYREANGGFQSAEEIMNVSGIKEATFQKIKDEIAVR, from the coding sequence TTGAAAAAAAGATTTTTTATGGGAATGATTACCGTATTTGTGCTTTTGTGCGGCGCAGGCTGCGCCGGGAGGAAGCCGGAGGTAATCTGGGAATCCACCGCAAAACAGCCGGGAGCGACCGACGCATCAGAAGAAGCGCGGCAGGCGGACGGCGCAGCGGCGGAAGAAATACAGCAGCCGGACGGTACTGCGGCAGAAGAAGCACGGCAGGCGGATGGCAGTGCCGGGGCAGAAGAAGCATGGCAGGCGGACGGCAATGCCGGGGCAGAGAGCGCGGCTGGCGGGGAACCGGCGGTGGACGGCGCCTTCGGCGTATCCGGGATGGCTGCGGAGACAGAAGGCATCACCGAGACGCCGGCAATTTTTGTGGATATCTGCGGAGCGGTGCAGCGTCCGGGCGTTTATGAGCTGGCGGCGGGAGCGCGAGTCTGCGATGCAGTAGCGGCGGCTGGCGGGCTTCTGGAAAACGCAGATCTTGCGTCGCTTAACCAGGCGGCGTTTCTGCAGGATGCGGCAAAAATCTACGTGTATACGCAGGAGGAAGCCGCGGCGCAGGGAATAGCGGCGCCGGAGCCCGTGCAGAACGCGGCGGGCGGGCAGGAGCAGGCGCCGGGGCAGCAGATGGAAAGCGCAGCCGGGCAGGAGACGAAGGTCAATATCAATACGGCAGATATCGCGCAGCTCTGTACGCTCACCGGTATCGGGGAGGCGCGCGCAAGGGATATCATCGCGTACCGCGAGGCGAACGGCGGCTTTCAGTCGGCGGAAGAGATCATGAATGTAAGCGGCATCAAAGAAGCCACTTTTCAGAAGATAAAAGATGAGATAGCAGTCAGGTAA
- a CDS encoding response regulator transcription factor has protein sequence MAKQVLVVDDEKLIVKGIRFSLEQDGMEVDCAYDGEEALQMAKNKEYDMVLLDLMLPKVDGLSVCQQIREFSNVPIVMLTAKGDDMDKIMGLEYGADDYITKPFNILEVKARIKAIMRRTGKPAAAESRSRVVEAGDLVLDCESRRVTIAGKEINLTAKEFDVLELLVFNPGKVYSRENLLDTVWGYEYPGDVRTVDVHIRRLREKIEENPSEPKYVHTKWGVGYYFQH, from the coding sequence ATGGCGAAGCAGGTTTTGGTAGTGGATGACGAAAAGTTGATAGTGAAGGGAATCCGTTTCAGTCTGGAGCAGGACGGAATGGAAGTGGACTGCGCATATGACGGGGAAGAAGCACTGCAGATGGCAAAAAACAAGGAGTACGACATGGTGCTGCTGGATTTGATGCTGCCCAAGGTGGACGGTCTTTCTGTGTGCCAGCAGATACGGGAATTTTCCAATGTTCCCATTGTCATGCTGACCGCAAAGGGCGACGATATGGATAAAATCATGGGACTGGAATACGGGGCGGACGACTATATCACAAAGCCGTTTAATATCCTGGAGGTAAAGGCACGCATCAAGGCGATCATGCGCCGCACCGGAAAGCCTGCCGCGGCGGAGAGCAGGAGCAGAGTTGTGGAAGCGGGAGACCTGGTGCTGGACTGCGAGAGCAGAAGAGTGACCATTGCGGGCAAAGAAATCAATCTGACGGCAAAGGAATTCGATGTGCTGGAGCTGCTCGTGTTCAATCCGGGCAAGGTGTACAGCCGGGAAAACCTTTTGGATACGGTCTGGGGCTACGAGTATCCGGGCGATGTGCGCACGGTTGACGTCCACATCCGCCGGCTGCGCGAAAAGATTGAGGAAAATCCCAGCGAGCCGAAATATGTACATACAAAATGGGGTGTGGGTTACTATTTTCAGCACTAA